The following nucleotide sequence is from Microbacterium imperiale.
CCCGCGTCGCGACGCCGCGGGCGGCCTCCTCGCGGTAGCCGCGGGAGTACGCCGTGTAGTTGCCGGCGTTGCCGACGGGGATGAAGTGGAAGTCCGGGGCGTCACCCAGCTGCGAGACGACCTCGTAGGCCGCGGTCTTCTGGCCGTCGATGCGGTCGGGGTTGACCGAGTTCACGAGGTGCACCGGGTAGTGGTCCGCCAGCTCGCGGGCGATCTCGAGGCAGTCGTCGAAGTTGCCGCGGATCTGGATGAGCGTGCCGCCGTGCGCGACGGCCTGGCTCAGCTTGCCCATCGCGATCTTGCCCTCGGGCACCAGCACCGCGGCGGTGATGCCGGCGTGGGCGGCGTAGGCCGCGGCGGATGCCGAGGTGTTGCCGGTCGACGCGCAGATGACGGCCTTCGCGCCGTGCTCGACGGCGCGCGAGAGCGCAACCGTCATCCCGCGGTCCTTGAACGAACCGGTGGGGTTCATGCCCTCGAACTTCACCCACACGTCGGCGCCGGTCAGTCGCGACAGCTCCCGTGCGGGCACGAGCGGCGTGCCGCCCTCACCCAGGGTCACGACGGTCGATGCGTCCGTGACGTCGAGCCGGTCGGCGAACTCGCGCAGGACTCCCTGCCAAACATGTGCCATGTCAGTCTCCTTCTACCCGCAGCACCGAGACGACCCGGGTGACGACGCCGCTCGCGCTGAGCGCGCCGACGGTGTCGCTGAGGTCTTGCTCGCGTGCCGTGTGCGTTCCGATCACCAGGCGCGCGGTGTGCACGTCGTCCCCGGTGACGATGGTCTGTTCGAGGGTCGCGATCGAGACGCGGCCGTCGCTGAGGAGGCCGGCGACCGCGGCGAGAACGCCGGGGCGGTCTTCGACCTCGAGGGTGATCTGGTACCGCGTCGTGACGTGCCCGATCGGCACGACGGGGAGGTTCGCCCGAGTGGACTCCCCCACCCCGACGCCGCCGGCGATGTGGCGACGCGCCGCCGAGACGACGTCGCCGAGCACGGCGGATGCGGTCTGCACGCCGCCGGCGCCGGCGCCGTAGAACATCAGGTCGCCCGCGGCCTCGGCCTGGACGAAGACGGCGTTGTTGGCGCCGTGCACGCTGGCGAGCGGGTGCTCGCGCGGAACGAGCGCCGGGTAGACGCGCACCGAGATGGTCTCGCCCGACGGCGAGACCTCGGCGTCGGACAGGCGCTCGCACACCGCCAGCAGCTTGATGACGTACCCCGCCTTGCGGGCGGCATCCATCATGTCGGCGTCGATCTGGGTGATGCCCTCGCGGTGCACCGCGTTGAGCGGGACGGCGGTGTGGAACGCCAGCGAGGCGAGGATGGCCGCCTTCTGCGCCGCGTCGTACCCCTCGACATCCGCCGTCGGATCGGCCTCGGCGTAGCCGAGCGCCTGCGCATCGGCGAGCACCTCGGCGAAGTCGGAGCCGTCGCGGTCCATCCGGTCGAGGATGTAGTTCGTCGTTCCGTTGACGATGCCCATGATGCGCTGCACGCGGTCACCGGCGAGCGAGTCGCGCAGCGGGCGGATGATCGGGATGGCGCCGGCTGCGGCAGCCTCGTAGTAGATCGAGGCACCGACCTGGTCGGCCGCTTCGAAGAGCTCGGGGCCGTGCGTGGCCAGCAGCGCCTTGTTCGCGGTCACGATGTCGGCGCCCGCTCCGATGGCCTGCAGGATGCTGGTGCGCGCGGGCTCGATGCCGCCCATCAGCTCGATGACGATGTCGGATCCGACGAGCAGCGGCTCGGGATCGGTCGTCAACAGTTCCCGCGGCAGGTCGACGTCGCGGGGCGCGTCGAGGTCGCGCACCGAGATGCCGACGAGGTCGAGGGCGGCTCCGGCACGATCGGCCAGCTCGTCTCCGTGCTTGAGCAACAGCGCGGCGACCTGCGAGCCGACGGCGCCGGCTCCGAGCAGGGCCACGCGCAGGCGGCGGTAGTCCGTCATTCGGCTCCTTCGGTGGGGATGCCCGCGTCGCGGGTGAGCAGATCGTCGATCGTCTCGCCGCGCACGATGACGCGCGCTTCGCCGTTCGAGACGGCGACCACGGGCGGACGCGGAACGTAGTTGTAGTTGCTCGCGAGCGAGAAGCAGTAGGCGCCGGTCGCCGGCACGGCGAGGAGGTCTCCGGGGGTCACGTCGCCGGGGAGGTATTCGGCGTCGACGACGATGTCGCCGGACTCGCAGTGCCGGCCGACCACGCGGGCCAGCGTCGGCGCGGCTTCGCTCGTGCGGCTGGCGACTCGCGCCGAGTACGAGGCGCCGTAGAGGGCGGGACGGGCGTTGTCGCTCATCCCGCCGTCGACGCTGACGTAGAGGCGCTCGAGCTCGTCACTGACCCGGACCGGCTTGGTGGTGCCGACCTCGTAGATCGTGACGCCGGCGCGCCCGACGATGGAGCGCCCCGGCTCGAAGGCGAGGGCGGGCAGCGGGATGCCGCGTGCGCCGCACTCACGGGCGACGGCGTCGACGATGCCGTCGGCGAGCTCTTCGATGTCGGTCGGGTCGTCGACGCTGGTGTACGCGATGCCGAACCCGCCGCCGAGGTTCATCAGGGGCACCTCTCCCCCGGCGAGCAGGCGCGCGTGCACCTCGACCAGTCGCGAGGCCGACTCGGCGAACCCGGCGGTGCCGAAGATCTGCGATCCGATGTGGCAGTGCATCCCGAGGAAGCGCAGCGACGGCAGCTCGCGGATCCGTGCGACGACGCGCTCGGCGTCGGTGAGGGCGAAGCCGAACTTCTGGTCCTCGTGCGCCGTCGCGAGGAAGTCGTGCGTCTCGGCGTGCACGCCGCTGTTGACCCGCACCAGGACGGGCTGCACCGCGCCGCGGGCCGCGGCGATCTCGGCGAGCCGGTCGATCTCGACGAGGCTGTCGACGATGACCGAGCCGACACCCAGCTCGACCGCGCGAGCCAGCTCGAGACGCGACTTATTGTTGCCGTGCAGGCCGATGCGAGCAGGATCGGCGCCGCCGGCGAGGGCGACGGCGAGCTCGCCGCCGGTCGCGACGTCGACCGCCAGCCCCTCACCGGTCACCCAGCGGACCACCTCGGTGCTGAGGAACGCCTTGCCGGCGTAGTAAACGCGCGCGGTCGTGCCGTGCCGCGCCGTCGCAGCGTCGAAGGCCTCTCGCACACGGCGGGCCTGCGCCACGACGGCATCCTGGTCGAGCACGTACAGGGGCGTGCCGAACTGCTCGGCGAGGTCGGTGGCCAGCACGCCGCCGACGGTGAGCACGCCGTCTGCGGTGCGAGCCGCGGCGGGCGGCCAGATCGCGGCGACCAGCTCGTTCGCGTCAGCGGGAGCGTGGAGCCATTCCGGCACGGCGGGGCGGACGTCGGACGCGGACACGGGAACACCAATCGGGAGGAGCGTTGACCGCCCGGCAGACGGGGCCGCGACGGTGCCGCCAGTCTAGGACACTGCCCGCACGCGCTCCGCCCGCATGACGTCGGGCGTCGCGCCCGGATGAACCTGCCGCCGCGCGCCGGCCCCGCAGCGGCGATCAGACGCCGTAAACCGACCCGCCCAGTGCCGACGCGAGCTCGGCGACGACAGGGGCGATCGGTCCCGCGTCGACAGCGCCGCTTCCCGCCGCTCGCTCGGGTTCGGCCGGGCGC
It contains:
- the lysA gene encoding diaminopimelate decarboxylase, which translates into the protein MSASDVRPAVPEWLHAPADANELVAAIWPPAAARTADGVLTVGGVLATDLAEQFGTPLYVLDQDAVVAQARRVREAFDAATARHGTTARVYYAGKAFLSTEVVRWVTGEGLAVDVATGGELAVALAGGADPARIGLHGNNKSRLELARAVELGVGSVIVDSLVEIDRLAEIAAARGAVQPVLVRVNSGVHAETHDFLATAHEDQKFGFALTDAERVVARIRELPSLRFLGMHCHIGSQIFGTAGFAESASRLVEVHARLLAGGEVPLMNLGGGFGIAYTSVDDPTDIEELADGIVDAVARECGARGIPLPALAFEPGRSIVGRAGVTIYEVGTTKPVRVSDELERLYVSVDGGMSDNARPALYGASYSARVASRTSEAAPTLARVVGRHCESGDIVVDAEYLPGDVTPGDLLAVPATGAYCFSLASNYNYVPRPPVVAVSNGEARVIVRGETIDDLLTRDAGIPTEGAE
- a CDS encoding homoserine dehydrogenase; this translates as MTDYRRLRVALLGAGAVGSQVAALLLKHGDELADRAGAALDLVGISVRDLDAPRDVDLPRELLTTDPEPLLVGSDIVIELMGGIEPARTSILQAIGAGADIVTANKALLATHGPELFEAADQVGASIYYEAAAAGAIPIIRPLRDSLAGDRVQRIMGIVNGTTNYILDRMDRDGSDFAEVLADAQALGYAEADPTADVEGYDAAQKAAILASLAFHTAVPLNAVHREGITQIDADMMDAARKAGYVIKLLAVCERLSDAEVSPSGETISVRVYPALVPREHPLASVHGANNAVFVQAEAAGDLMFYGAGAGGVQTASAVLGDVVSAARRHIAGGVGVGESTRANLPVVPIGHVTTRYQITLEVEDRPGVLAAVAGLLSDGRVSIATLEQTIVTGDDVHTARLVIGTHTAREQDLSDTVGALSASGVVTRVVSVLRVEGD
- the thrC gene encoding threonine synthase, with the protein product MAHVWQGVLREFADRLDVTDASTVVTLGEGGTPLVPARELSRLTGADVWVKFEGMNPTGSFKDRGMTVALSRAVEHGAKAVICASTGNTSASAAAYAAHAGITAAVLVPEGKIAMGKLSQAVAHGGTLIQIRGNFDDCLEIARELADHYPVHLVNSVNPDRIDGQKTAAYEVVSQLGDAPDFHFIPVGNAGNYTAYSRGYREEAARGVATRVPRMFGFQAAGSAPLVRGEVVKNPDTIATAIRIGNPASWDLALEARDATEGWFGAIDDDRILAAQKLLASTAGVFVEPASAISVAGLLDRAEAGVIPAGARVVLTVTGHGLKDPQWALRNPDGTDAEPIVVDATTSEVASVLDLAPQASA